A single region of the Sphingobium sp. EP60837 genome encodes:
- the miaB gene encoding tRNA (N6-isopentenyl adenosine(37)-C2)-methylthiotransferase MiaB, with product MNRNDAQKTPATFHVKSFGCQMNVYDGERMAEMLGERGMTAATDGADADLVILNTCHIREKAVDKVYSDIGRLNREDGTRPMIAVAGCVAQAEGGEISRRARNVDIVVGPQAYHRLPDLIEKAGRGEEAVDTDMPLASKFGALPARTKQARPTAFLTIMEGCDKFCTYCVVPYTRGAEISRSWGAILDEAKALVDGGVREITLLGQNVNAWTGEDDKGRVQGMDGLARELAKMSGLKRIRYTTSHPNDMSDGLIAAHGEEPKLMPFLHLPVQSGNDRILKAMNRSHSVGSYLRIIERVREARPDIALSGDFIVGFPGETDAEFEDTLKIVEQVRYAQCYSFKYSPRPGTPAADMDGQIPAQVMDERLARLQALINRHQVEFNAATVGRRTDILLERKGRHPGQLIGKTPWLQSVHVTAPELSIGDMVEVDIISAGPNSLAGEPSRRKAA from the coding sequence ATGAATCGTAACGACGCCCAAAAAACTCCAGCGACATTCCACGTCAAATCCTTCGGCTGCCAGATGAACGTCTATGATGGCGAGCGCATGGCCGAGATGCTGGGCGAACGAGGCATGACCGCTGCGACCGATGGGGCGGACGCGGATCTGGTCATCCTGAACACCTGCCACATTCGCGAAAAGGCGGTGGACAAGGTCTATTCAGACATCGGCCGTCTGAATCGCGAGGATGGCACACGGCCGATGATCGCGGTCGCGGGCTGCGTGGCGCAAGCCGAGGGCGGCGAGATAAGCCGCCGGGCGCGGAATGTCGATATCGTGGTGGGGCCGCAAGCCTATCACCGGCTGCCCGATTTGATCGAGAAGGCCGGGCGTGGCGAAGAAGCGGTTGATACCGACATGCCGCTGGCGTCCAAATTCGGCGCGCTGCCCGCCCGGACGAAGCAGGCGCGGCCCACCGCCTTCCTGACCATCATGGAAGGCTGCGACAAATTCTGCACCTATTGCGTCGTTCCATATACGCGCGGGGCGGAGATCAGCCGCAGTTGGGGCGCGATCCTGGATGAAGCCAAGGCGCTGGTCGATGGCGGCGTGCGGGAAATCACGCTGCTGGGGCAGAATGTGAACGCCTGGACCGGAGAGGATGATAAGGGCCGCGTCCAAGGTATGGACGGGCTGGCTCGCGAGCTGGCGAAGATGAGCGGGCTTAAGCGCATCCGCTACACCACGAGCCATCCCAATGACATGAGCGACGGGCTGATCGCCGCGCATGGCGAAGAACCCAAGCTGATGCCGTTCCTGCACCTGCCGGTTCAGTCGGGCAATGACCGTATCCTGAAAGCCATGAATCGCAGCCATAGCGTGGGCAGCTATCTGCGGATCATCGAACGTGTGCGGGAAGCACGGCCGGACATCGCCTTGTCTGGCGACTTCATCGTGGGCTTTCCGGGCGAAACCGACGCTGAGTTCGAAGATACTCTGAAGATCGTCGAGCAAGTGCGCTATGCGCAATGCTATTCGTTCAAATATAGCCCGCGTCCCGGCACGCCCGCCGCGGATATGGACGGCCAGATCCCGGCGCAGGTCATGGATGAGCGGCTTGCGCGGCTGCAGGCGCTGATCAACCGGCATCAGGTGGAGTTCAACGCCGCCACGGTGGGCCGCCGCACGGACATTCTGCTGGAGCGCAAGGGCCGTCATCCGGGGCAGTTGATCGGAAAAACGCCCTGGCTCCAGTCCGTCCATGTCACCGCGCCGGAACTTTCCATCGGCGACATGGTCGAAGTCGATATCATCAGCGCCGGCCCGAATAGCCTGGCCGGCGAACCTAGCAGGAGGAAAGCCGCTTGA
- a CDS encoding lysophospholipid acyltransferase family protein, producing the protein MRRIRYYSRIGALAGSLLLCLIPHLLWRAVGRRSHWPRRFLGLAARAVGARVRIEGHPFHGDSFIIANHVSWIDILALGGATGAAFVAHDGIAGWPLIGWLAAQNNTLFVARNRRGALTDQIEALRAALAGHQPVALFPEGTTSDGLSLLPFKPSLLAVLLPPPREVMIQAVHIDYGAATADIAWHSNEPADHNVRRLLERPGRLDVTLRFLEPFDPSLYPDRKQLAGVTREKIAASIAMHLPPFAPATAPV; encoded by the coding sequence TTGCGGCGGATACGCTATTATTCACGCATAGGCGCATTGGCGGGCAGTCTGCTGCTTTGCCTTATTCCGCATTTGCTCTGGCGGGCGGTGGGACGGCGATCCCATTGGCCGCGCCGCTTTCTAGGATTGGCGGCGCGAGCGGTCGGGGCGCGCGTGCGGATCGAAGGTCATCCCTTCCATGGCGACAGTTTCATCATCGCCAATCATGTAAGCTGGATCGACATATTGGCACTTGGCGGTGCGACCGGGGCTGCCTTCGTCGCGCATGACGGCATTGCGGGTTGGCCGCTGATCGGCTGGCTGGCGGCGCAGAACAACACGCTGTTTGTCGCGCGTAACCGGCGCGGCGCGCTTACCGACCAGATAGAGGCGCTTCGCGCGGCACTGGCGGGGCATCAGCCGGTCGCTCTGTTTCCGGAGGGGACGACCAGCGATGGGCTGAGCCTGTTGCCGTTCAAGCCATCACTGCTCGCGGTGCTGCTGCCCCCGCCGCGCGAGGTGATGATACAGGCGGTGCATATCGACTATGGCGCAGCGACGGCCGATATCGCCTGGCACAGCAATGAGCCTGCGGACCATAATGTGAGGCGGCTGCTGGAACGGCCCGGCAGGCTGGACGTGACGTTGCGTTTTCTGGAGCCTTTCGACCCGTCGCTTTACCCAGATCGCAAGCAGCTGGCGGGGGTTACCAGGGAGAAGATTGCGGCGAGCATCGCCATGCACCTGCCGCCTTTCGCTCCGGCCACTGCGCCTGTATAG
- a CDS encoding Fur family transcriptional regulator encodes MNRKIDVEALCHEKGLRITEQRRVIAQVLSDASDHPDVEELHKRSSAIDPGISIATVYRTVRLFEEAGILERHDFGDGRARYEAAPEAHHDHLIDVETGNVIEFVDPELEQLQKQIAEKLGFRLVDHRMELYGVSLDRKN; translated from the coding sequence ATGAACCGCAAGATCGACGTAGAAGCCCTTTGCCATGAAAAGGGTCTGCGCATCACTGAGCAGCGCCGGGTAATCGCTCAGGTGCTGAGTGACGCGTCCGACCATCCGGATGTCGAGGAACTGCACAAGCGCTCTTCGGCCATCGACCCCGGCATTTCGATCGCCACCGTCTATCGCACGGTGCGGCTGTTCGAAGAGGCAGGCATATTGGAGCGGCATGATTTCGGCGACGGGCGCGCGCGCTACGAAGCGGCCCCTGAAGCGCATCATGACCATCTGATCGATGTCGAGACCGGCAATGTGATCGAGTTCGTCGATCCGGAGCTGGAGCAATTGCAAAAGCAGATCGCCGAGAAACTGGGCTTCCGCCTGGTCGATCACCGCATGGAATTGTACGGCGTATCGCTCGACCGCAAGAACTGA
- a CDS encoding MucR family transcriptional regulator produces MEIESAQSELLITLTSDIVAAHVSNNSVAVSDVATLIQNVHAALSGLATPAAVPEVKPEPAVSVRSSIKPDYIICLEDGKKLKMLKRHLMTHYQMTPEDYRAKWGLPADYPMVAPNYAEQRRSLAKKIGLGTKRRRTRAK; encoded by the coding sequence ATGGAAATCGAATCGGCGCAGAGCGAGCTGCTCATTACTTTGACTTCGGATATTGTTGCAGCGCATGTATCGAATAACAGCGTTGCCGTGTCCGACGTGGCGACACTTATCCAGAATGTACACGCCGCTCTTTCAGGGCTGGCGACCCCCGCTGCTGTTCCGGAAGTAAAGCCGGAACCCGCAGTGTCGGTCCGTTCTTCAATCAAGCCCGACTATATTATCTGCCTGGAAGACGGCAAGAAACTGAAGATGCTGAAGCGGCATCTGATGACCCATTATCAGATGACGCCGGAAGATTACCGCGCCAAGTGGGGCCTGCCGGCCGATTATCCGATGGTCGCGCCCAATTATGCAGAACAGCGCCGCTCGCTGGCCAAGAAGATCGGCCTCGGCACAAAGCGCCGCCGCACCCGCGCAAAATAA
- the rimI gene encoding ribosomal protein S18-alanine N-acetyltransferase encodes MIPGMILDTYEEGERNALADAMEVMTQAFDPAYGEAWTLPQLAGVMMMPGTWLTIARVDAAALGFALVRSVLDECELLLLAVHPSWRGRGIGKELLIDSLKTARRRGIRSMNLEVRSSNTAIKLYEKTGFEYVHRRPGYYRGSDGQLHDALSFRIEMLG; translated from the coding sequence ATGATTCCGGGAATGATCCTGGACACCTATGAGGAGGGCGAGCGCAACGCGCTGGCCGACGCCATGGAGGTCATGACCCAGGCGTTCGACCCGGCCTATGGCGAGGCGTGGACATTGCCCCAACTGGCCGGGGTCATGATGATGCCGGGAACCTGGCTGACGATCGCGCGCGTGGATGCCGCCGCGCTCGGCTTTGCGCTGGTGCGATCGGTGCTGGACGAGTGCGAATTGTTGCTGCTGGCGGTCCATCCCTCGTGGCGCGGACGCGGGATCGGCAAGGAACTGTTGATCGACAGTCTCAAGACGGCGCGACGCCGCGGCATAAGGTCGATGAATCTCGAAGTGCGTTCGTCAAATACAGCGATCAAGTTGTATGAAAAAACTGGCTTTGAATATGTACATCGCCGTCCCGGTTACTACCGGGGAAGCGACGGACAACTTCACGATGCCCTCAGCTTCCGTATAGAAATGCTCGGATAG
- the tsaB gene encoding tRNA (adenosine(37)-N6)-threonylcarbamoyltransferase complex dimerization subunit type 1 TsaB, which produces MRILVIDTATQALSVALLDDGVPAGLFHEIVGRGHAEALMPAIAALPEGGRADAIAVDLGPGSFTGVRIGIAAARALALAWSLPLKGYGALSLIAAKAAKQHSGGPIAATITGGHGELFWQCFEPDGLTPITQPASTPIPTLAAMLDEPVLYGTGAEALVTARGHGAAVTLYPNSADYPLIAGLPPLPPSPIYCRDADAQPMPSRP; this is translated from the coding sequence TTGCGCATTCTCGTCATCGACACCGCGACGCAAGCGCTGTCCGTGGCGCTGCTCGACGATGGCGTACCCGCGGGGCTTTTTCATGAGATTGTCGGGCGGGGCCATGCCGAAGCCCTGATGCCTGCCATCGCCGCGCTGCCCGAAGGCGGGCGCGCCGACGCGATCGCGGTAGATCTGGGGCCGGGCAGCTTTACTGGCGTGCGGATCGGCATTGCGGCGGCGCGGGCACTTGCGCTTGCCTGGTCGCTACCCTTAAAGGGTTATGGCGCGCTCTCGCTGATCGCCGCGAAGGCGGCGAAGCAGCATAGCGGCGGCCCGATCGCGGCCACCATTACCGGAGGGCATGGCGAACTGTTCTGGCAATGTTTCGAGCCCGACGGCCTGACCCCTATTACGCAGCCCGCATCCACGCCCATTCCGACATTGGCGGCGATGCTGGATGAGCCGGTTCTCTACGGCACCGGCGCAGAGGCGCTGGTGACCGCGCGAGGGCATGGCGCTGCCGTCACGCTTTATCCCAATTCGGCGGATTATCCGTTGATCGCGGGGCTGCCCCCGCTGCCCCCCTCGCCCATTTACTGCCGGGACGCCGACGCGCAGCCCATGCCGAGCCGGCCATGA
- a CDS encoding NifU family protein → MLIETESTPNPATVKFIPGRVVMGMGTRDFATPEEAEASPLAAALFGLGDVTGVFFGGDFISVTIAPGAQWSDVKPEILSILLDHFSANMPLFTPGSAGEIVVPAEEEFADDPADAEIVAQIRELIDTRVRPAVANDGGDIIYRGFERGTVYLRMQGACSGCPSSTATLKNGIEQLLKHYVPEVTEVRAV, encoded by the coding sequence ATGCTGATCGAGACAGAATCCACGCCAAATCCGGCAACCGTCAAGTTCATCCCGGGCCGCGTCGTGATGGGCATGGGCACGCGCGATTTCGCGACGCCCGAAGAGGCGGAAGCCTCTCCCCTCGCCGCTGCGCTATTCGGGCTGGGAGACGTGACCGGCGTTTTCTTCGGCGGAGATTTTATTTCGGTCACCATCGCGCCCGGCGCGCAGTGGAGCGACGTCAAGCCGGAGATCCTGTCCATCCTGCTGGACCACTTTTCCGCCAACATGCCACTCTTCACGCCGGGTTCGGCGGGAGAGATCGTCGTCCCGGCTGAGGAAGAATTTGCCGACGACCCGGCCGATGCGGAAATCGTCGCGCAAATTCGCGAATTGATCGATACGCGCGTCCGGCCCGCCGTCGCCAATGATGGGGGCGACATCATCTATCGCGGCTTCGAACGCGGCACGGTGTATCTGCGCATGCAGGGTGCTTGCTCTGGATGTCCTTCCTCCACCGCCACGCTGAAAAACGGCATCGAACAGCTGCTGAAACATTATGTCCCCGAAGTGACGGAAGTCCGCGCCGTCTGA
- a CDS encoding pyridoxamine 5'-phosphate oxidase family protein, with product MSNEADIRHRFWTELSQSPFVMIGLQGSHEHSLPMTAQLDPGANHCFWFYTTKDNRLAPGGAAMAQFAGKGHYLFACIDGTLVPETDPAVIDRYWTHEVAAWYPGGRQDPNLLMLRFDLGHAEIWRADMSLGGVFKQMFGGDVRDEMRGKHVEVSL from the coding sequence ATGAGCAACGAGGCCGATATCCGCCACCGTTTCTGGACCGAATTGTCGCAGAGCCCTTTCGTGATGATCGGATTGCAGGGTTCTCATGAACATAGCTTGCCGATGACGGCTCAACTGGACCCGGGCGCCAATCATTGCTTCTGGTTCTATACGACGAAGGACAACCGGCTGGCACCGGGTGGCGCGGCAATGGCGCAGTTTGCCGGCAAAGGCCATTATCTCTTCGCCTGCATCGACGGTACGCTGGTCCCGGAAACCGATCCTGCCGTGATCGACCGCTACTGGACCCATGAAGTCGCTGCCTGGTATCCCGGCGGGCGGCAGGACCCCAACCTCCTGATGCTGCGGTTCGATCTCGGCCATGCCGAAATCTGGCGCGCGGACATGTCGCTTGGCGGCGTGTTCAAGCAGATGTTTGGCGGCGATGTGCGTGACGAAATGCGCGGCAAGCACGTGGAAGTGTCGCTCTGA
- a CDS encoding DEAD/DEAH box helicase has protein sequence MHFTDLGLAEPILKALAAKKYATPTPIQTQAIPVLLQGKDLCGIAQTGTGKTAAFALPSLDHFARNPKPTPLQGCRMLVLSPTRELAAQIAQSFRDYGRFLKLSVEVVFGGVPINRQIRALGRGVDIVVATPGRLLDLIDQRAFTIKDTEIFVLDEADQMMDMGFIHPLKRIAKLLPKERQNLFFSATMPGEIESLAAQFLHNPVKVSVAPQSTTAERVRQQATFVNQAEKQALLTLTVKNEAIDRALIFTRTKHGADRVVRFLEGAGIQAAAIHGNKSQAQRTTALQAFRHGHVKLLVATDIAARGIDVSGVSHVINFELPNVPEQYVHRIGRTARAGAEGVAISFVADDEKPYLKAIERTTRIKLDIVPLPENFVEAVRNLPKAAPPRKGREQTPEQKAKRADGQRRYQDDQRQQRGTAERAHRPDGEAKPAKKNFRRRRGGVGAHKAAVQKTGAR, from the coding sequence ATGCATTTCACAGACCTTGGTCTCGCCGAGCCCATTCTAAAGGCGCTCGCCGCCAAGAAATACGCCACCCCCACCCCGATCCAGACGCAGGCGATTCCCGTCCTGCTTCAGGGCAAGGACCTGTGCGGCATCGCGCAGACCGGCACTGGCAAGACAGCCGCCTTCGCGCTGCCCAGCCTTGACCATTTCGCCCGTAATCCCAAGCCGACCCCGCTTCAGGGTTGCCGGATGCTCGTCCTGTCACCAACCCGCGAACTGGCCGCCCAGATTGCTCAGAGCTTCCGTGACTATGGCCGCTTCCTCAAGCTCTCGGTCGAAGTCGTCTTCGGCGGCGTGCCCATCAACCGCCAGATCCGCGCCCTCGGCCGCGGCGTCGATATTGTGGTTGCAACTCCGGGCCGTCTCCTCGACCTGATCGATCAGCGCGCCTTCACCATCAAGGACACGGAAATCTTCGTTCTCGACGAGGCCGACCAGATGATGGACATGGGCTTCATCCATCCGCTGAAGCGCATCGCCAAGCTGCTCCCGAAGGAGCGGCAGAACCTCTTCTTCTCCGCTACCATGCCGGGCGAGATCGAGTCTTTGGCCGCGCAATTCCTGCACAATCCGGTGAAGGTCAGCGTCGCGCCTCAGTCCACCACTGCCGAGCGTGTCCGCCAGCAGGCGACCTTCGTCAACCAGGCCGAAAAGCAGGCGCTGCTGACGCTCACCGTCAAGAATGAGGCGATCGACCGCGCCCTCATCTTCACTCGCACCAAGCATGGCGCGGACCGTGTCGTCCGCTTCCTGGAAGGCGCGGGTATTCAGGCCGCCGCGATCCACGGCAACAAGAGCCAGGCGCAGCGCACCACGGCGCTTCAGGCTTTCCGCCACGGTCATGTAAAGCTGCTGGTGGCGACTGACATCGCCGCGCGCGGCATCGACGTGTCGGGCGTCAGCCATGTCATCAACTTTGAACTGCCCAATGTCCCCGAACAATATGTTCACCGCATCGGCCGCACCGCACGCGCAGGGGCGGAAGGCGTCGCGATCAGCTTCGTGGCTGACGATGAGAAGCCCTATCTGAAGGCGATCGAACGGACCACGCGCATCAAGCTCGACATCGTGCCGCTGCCTGAGAATTTCGTAGAGGCCGTCCGCAATCTTCCCAAGGCGGCGCCGCCCCGCAAGGGCCGCGAGCAGACGCCGGAGCAGAAGGCGAAGCGGGCCGACGGCCAGCGCCGCTATCAGGACGATCAGCGGCAACAGCGCGGGACCGCTGAACGCGCTCACCGGCCCGATGGCGAAGCCAAGCCCGCGAAGAAGAACTTCCGCCGGCGTCGTGGAGGCGTTGGTGCTCACAAGGCCGCCGTGCAGAAGACTGGCGCACGCTAA
- a CDS encoding M16 family metallopeptidase, protein MSFSPRRSAVSLSVLALLLSGSPVPLSARTEPVTAKSPVATSDTLAQVRPWLYENSDVPIDPAWRFGILPNGLRYAVRRNGVPPGQVSIRLRMDVGSLMEQPDELGYAHFMEHLTFRGSRHVPDGESKRIWQRLGVTFGSDSNAQTTPTGTTYALDLPQATQTSLGESLKILAGMMADPNIVDNAVAAERAVVLAERREGDGPQMRISDASRRHFFAGQPLADRSPIGTVATLNAVTAARMEAFHQRWYRPENAVLSIAGDIDPAVAEQIIKDNFANWSVPGKGASLPDFGEPDPKTPATRVTVEPGSPTGLTMAWLRPWKPHADTIVYNQDKLTDMLALQIISRRLEQAARSGGSFIQASVDQQDVSRSADGTFVTIVPTGESWEKALGDVRAIIEDAKASAPSQLEIDREYAQLDTALAIQVENADTEAGAKQASDLVSAVDIRETTVSPQAALDIFRTGKPAMTPQKILDSTRRLFSAGVFRALLITGKTVPGMEAKLAAAVAAPVKAATNARLADKAITMADLPKIGPAGQVVSRTPVGLPGMESIVFANGVKLTLFANDAETEKVRINVRFGHGQQAFSPTKAAPGWAANYALVASGIGKLGQRELDDLTNGRRMGMDFSIDDDAFELQAVTRPADYKDQLQLFATKLAAPGWDPAPIARVKTGAAVAYDAMARAPDSMLARDLNWLLHDKDVRFRTPSRPEIEALTPQAFRATWEPLLSSGPIEVQIFGQVKADDAIAAVAATFGAMPPRQDIPVPAINKQMRFPAPVANPVILRHKGDKEQAAAVMAWPTAGGFALTKEARQLEILTQIFNDRLFDKLRSTEGAAYSPSVQNNWPFSYESGGYILVTSQVRPDRVKYFYGVVKDTAADLAKNPVTDDELQRAVAPMRQLLMRASTGNAFWMNQMEGATHDPRYVQAMQTMAQDMLTVTPAQLQALAAKYLAAGKSWSAVVLPEGVEAR, encoded by the coding sequence ATGAGCTTTTCTCCTCGGCGCTCCGCCGTTTCGCTGTCCGTCCTCGCGCTGCTGCTTTCGGGATCGCCCGTCCCGCTGTCCGCGCGGACGGAGCCTGTCACCGCCAAATCACCCGTCGCCACCAGCGACACGCTCGCGCAAGTTCGCCCATGGCTGTACGAAAATAGCGATGTGCCGATCGATCCGGCGTGGCGGTTTGGCATTCTGCCCAATGGCCTGCGCTACGCGGTCCGGCGCAACGGAGTGCCGCCGGGCCAAGTTTCGATACGTCTGCGCATGGACGTCGGCTCGCTGATGGAGCAGCCCGACGAGCTGGGCTACGCACATTTCATGGAGCACCTGACCTTCCGGGGGTCGCGCCATGTGCCCGATGGAGAATCGAAGCGGATCTGGCAGCGGCTGGGCGTGACCTTCGGCAGCGATAGCAACGCCCAGACCACGCCTACCGGCACGACCTATGCGCTCGACTTGCCGCAAGCGACGCAGACGAGCTTGGGAGAAAGCCTAAAGATACTGGCCGGCATGATGGCCGACCCCAATATCGTGGACAACGCCGTCGCTGCCGAGCGTGCGGTCGTGCTGGCCGAGCGGCGCGAGGGCGACGGCCCGCAGATGCGCATTTCCGATGCGAGCCGCCGCCACTTTTTCGCGGGGCAACCGCTGGCCGATCGCAGTCCGATCGGCACTGTCGCCACACTCAACGCTGTCACGGCCGCCCGGATGGAGGCGTTCCATCAGCGCTGGTATCGGCCTGAAAATGCTGTCCTGTCCATCGCTGGGGACATCGATCCGGCCGTCGCCGAGCAGATCATCAAGGACAATTTCGCAAACTGGTCGGTGCCGGGGAAGGGGGCCTCCTTGCCCGACTTTGGCGAGCCCGATCCAAAAACGCCTGCGACCCGCGTCACGGTCGAGCCGGGCTCACCGACCGGTCTCACCATGGCGTGGCTTCGTCCATGGAAGCCGCACGCCGACACGATCGTCTATAATCAGGACAAGCTGACCGACATGCTGGCGCTGCAGATCATCAGCCGCCGACTGGAGCAGGCAGCGCGCAGTGGGGGCAGCTTCATCCAGGCGAGCGTCGATCAGCAGGACGTCAGCCGTTCGGCCGACGGCACCTTTGTCACCATCGTGCCCACTGGGGAAAGTTGGGAAAAGGCGCTGGGTGATGTGCGCGCGATCATAGAAGACGCCAAGGCCAGTGCGCCCAGCCAACTCGAAATCGATCGTGAATATGCCCAGCTGGACACGGCGCTGGCGATCCAGGTGGAAAATGCCGACACCGAAGCGGGCGCCAAACAGGCGAGCGATCTCGTGAGCGCCGTCGATATTCGCGAGACGACCGTCAGCCCGCAAGCCGCACTCGATATTTTCCGCACAGGCAAACCGGCGATGACGCCGCAGAAGATACTCGATTCGACCCGCCGCCTGTTTTCCGCAGGCGTGTTCCGCGCGCTGCTCATCACCGGAAAGACAGTGCCCGGCATGGAAGCCAAGCTGGCCGCCGCCGTCGCCGCGCCGGTGAAGGCCGCCACCAATGCCCGGCTGGCGGACAAGGCCATCACGATGGCGGATCTGCCCAAGATCGGACCGGCAGGCCAAGTCGTTTCGCGCACCCCTGTCGGACTGCCCGGCATGGAAAGCATCGTCTTCGCCAATGGGGTAAAGCTGACCCTCTTCGCCAACGATGCGGAAACGGAAAAGGTTCGCATCAACGTGCGCTTCGGTCATGGCCAGCAGGCATTTTCGCCTACTAAGGCCGCGCCTGGATGGGCGGCCAACTATGCGCTGGTGGCAAGCGGCATTGGTAAGCTGGGTCAGCGTGAGTTGGACGACCTTACCAATGGCCGCCGCATGGGCATGGACTTTTCGATCGACGACGACGCCTTTGAGCTGCAAGCGGTGACGCGCCCGGCCGACTACAAGGATCAGCTCCAGCTGTTCGCTACCAAGCTCGCCGCGCCGGGTTGGGACCCTGCGCCGATCGCCCGCGTGAAGACAGGTGCGGCTGTCGCTTATGATGCAATGGCGCGAGCGCCGGATTCGATGCTGGCCCGCGACCTTAACTGGCTGCTGCATGACAAGGATGTCCGTTTCCGCACGCCTTCGCGGCCCGAGATCGAGGCGCTGACGCCGCAGGCATTCCGCGCCACGTGGGAGCCGCTGCTCTCCTCAGGCCCCATTGAAGTGCAGATCTTCGGACAGGTGAAAGCGGACGACGCAATCGCCGCAGTCGCCGCGACTTTTGGTGCGATGCCGCCGCGTCAGGATATCCCGGTTCCGGCCATCAATAAGCAGATGCGCTTTCCGGCCCCGGTCGCTAATCCCGTCATCCTGCGGCACAAGGGCGACAAGGAGCAGGCGGCGGCTGTCATGGCCTGGCCTACGGCAGGCGGCTTCGCGCTCACCAAGGAAGCCCGTCAGCTGGAAATCCTCACCCAGATCTTCAACGACCGGCTGTTCGACAAGCTGCGATCGACAGAAGGCGCCGCCTATTCGCCCAGCGTGCAGAATAACTGGCCATTCTCCTATGAGAGTGGCGGCTACATCCTGGTCACCAGCCAGGTGCGGCCTGACCGCGTCAAATATTTCTACGGTGTAGTGAAGGACACCGCCGCCGACCTCGCCAAGAATCCGGTCACGGACGACGAATTGCAGCGCGCCGTCGCTCCCATGCGCCAGCTGCTCATGCGCGCGAGCACGGGCAATGCGTTCTGGATGAACCAGATGGAGGGCGCGACGCACGACCCTCGCTATGTTCAGGCGATGCAGACGATGGCCCAGGATATGTTGACCGTGACGCCCGCCCAGCTTCAGGCGCTCGCGGCCAAATATCTCGCGGCGGGCAAAAGCTGGTCCGCCGTTGTCCTGCCTGAGGGGGTGGAGGCTCGCTGA
- a CDS encoding methylated-DNA--[protein]-cysteine S-methyltransferase — translation MTFAFGIFASPVGDLTMVASEHGLAALLWENDDPTRVRLSRGKEAPTHPLLQEAARQLREYFSGRLTSFDLPLDFHGTEFQQSVWAALLRIPFGETRSYGEIARNIGRPSASRAVGAANGRNPLSIIAPCHRVVGSTGALTGFAGGLEVKRHLLDHERAVLRQGREWRTQEDSNLWPLPSEG, via the coding sequence ATGACCTTCGCGTTCGGTATATTCGCTTCGCCCGTTGGCGACCTCACCATGGTCGCGAGCGAACATGGACTGGCTGCGCTGCTGTGGGAGAATGACGATCCCACCCGCGTCCGCTTGTCCCGAGGGAAAGAAGCGCCAACCCATCCTCTGCTCCAGGAAGCCGCCAGACAATTGCGGGAATATTTCTCCGGCCGTCTGACCAGCTTCGATCTTCCCCTCGATTTTCACGGTACGGAATTTCAGCAGAGCGTCTGGGCTGCACTGCTCCGCATCCCCTTCGGCGAGACGCGCAGCTATGGCGAGATCGCGCGGAATATCGGCCGTCCTTCGGCATCACGTGCGGTGGGCGCTGCCAATGGACGCAACCCGCTTTCCATCATTGCGCCCTGTCACCGCGTTGTAGGATCAACCGGCGCACTAACTGGATTTGCCGGGGGCCTCGAGGTCAAGCGTCATCTGCTCGACCATGAACGGGCGGTGCTGCGGCAGGGGAGGGAGTGGCGCACCCAAGAGGATTCGAACCTCTGGCCTTTGCCTTCGGAGGGCTAA
- a CDS encoding Pam3-gp28 family putative phage holin, with the protein MNEVTVEQAVAAVRQIALVAGGWAIGRGYLQQDTLTALITIAGLAVPFIWGQSKTRKLAKK; encoded by the coding sequence ATGAACGAAGTGACCGTTGAACAGGCTGTTGCCGCTGTCCGCCAGATCGCGCTTGTCGCGGGTGGTTGGGCGATCGGGCGCGGTTATCTCCAGCAGGACACCTTGACCGCCCTCATCACCATTGCCGGGCTCGCTGTCCCCTTCATCTGGGGCCAGAGCAAAACCCGCAAGCTGGCGAAAAAGTGA